One stretch of Arthrobacter polaris DNA includes these proteins:
- a CDS encoding enolase C-terminal domain-like protein gives MMDAIIDHVETSVYTVPTDSPEADGTIVWDSTTMVLVRITSGTITGMGWTYGAPACGQVVSDVLAPIITGRSALDIGGCWEAMVKAVRNSARQGAIGYAISAVDIALWDLKARLLELPLHKLLGAVRDKVPVYGSGGFTTYTPQQLEDQLGGWAHEQQIXRVKIKIGESWGTEPERDLSRMRQARHVIGEDVELFVDANGGYTRKQAIRVMKAANDLDVRWFEEPVSSDDLAGLREIRDAISADVTAGEYGFDLVYFRRMCDAHAVDCLQIDASRCGGITEWLRASAVAASHGLEVSGHCGPHLHAHVASATPNLRHLEWFHDHVRIETMFFDGTLDPQGGTVTPDSSAPGNGLTLRSSDIEEFRVR, from the coding sequence ATGATGGACGCCATCATCGACCATGTAGAGACCAGTGTGTACACGGTTCCCACCGACAGTCCTGAAGCGGACGGCACCATCGTCTGGGATTCAACCACCATGGTGCTGGTGCGCATCACCTCCGGCACGATCACCGGAATGGGCTGGACCTACGGCGCACCAGCCTGCGGGCAGGTCGTCAGCGACGTTCTGGCACCAATCATCACCGGGCGAAGTGCGCTGGACATCGGTGGCTGCTGGGAGGCAATGGTCAAGGCGGTGCGTAATAGTGCCCGCCAGGGCGCCATTGGCTACGCCATTTCCGCAGTGGACATCGCGCTATGGGACCTGAAGGCACGGTTGCTGGAACTTCCACTGCACAAACTGCTAGGCGCTGTCAGGGACAAAGTCCCGGTCTATGGCAGCGGCGGCTTCACCACCTACACGCCCCAACAATTGGAGGACCAGCTCGGCGGCTGGGCCCATGAACAACAGATCNCCCGTGTGAAAATCAAAATTGGTGAATCGTGGGGCACCGAACCGGAACGGGACCTCTCCAGAATGCGCCAGGCACGGCACGTGATCGGCGAGGACGTTGAACTTTTCGTCGATGCCAACGGCGGCTACACACGCAAACAAGCCATCCGCGTCATGAAGGCTGCCAACGATCTTGATGTGCGCTGGTTTGAAGAGCCCGTCTCCTCGGATGACTTGGCTGGGTTACGAGAAATCCGCGATGCGATCAGCGCTGATGTAACAGCCGGTGAATACGGCTTCGATCTGGTGTATTTCCGCCGCATGTGCGACGCCCATGCCGTGGACTGCCTCCAGATCGACGCCTCACGGTGTGGAGGCATCACCGAGTGGCTGCGTGCCTCCGCTGTCGCCGCCTCTCACGGACTGGAGGTTTCAGGACATTGCGGACCCCATCTCCACGCCCACGTCGCCTCCGCAACACCGAATTTACGGCACCTTGAATGGTTCCACGACCACGTGCGGATCGAGACGATGTTCTTTGACGGCACCCTTGACCCGCAAGGAGGCACAGTAACCCCTGACAGTTCAGCCCCGGGCAACGGACTGACCCTGCGCAGCAGTGATATCGAAGAATTCCGGGTGAGGTAG
- a CDS encoding GMC family oxidoreductase, with amino-acid sequence MGQEKHWDEVTSAVVISRLGMPPDIRFFNAAEEATATALCDQLLDQREPPRVPVVNMVDARLAEDQTDGWHYEGMAPDGQSWRDSLSALDEDAMAHSGCVFAEAPWEQQTAILQAVQDLGSEDWHGIPASRVWSLWTRYACTAFYSHPWAWXEIGFAGPAYXRGYXNIGVNRLEPFEVADAHPTQDPLRKGTXMNRVRERNESAWLLPAGPGINHRLRDDMRTFDDNDEVDVVIVGCGAGGSTMAQRLARAGWSVVAMDAGPFWDPEKDWVSDEAGSHHLYWTEPRVIGGRXPVPLGSNNSGRGVGGSMIHYAGYAPRFHPSDFHIHSADGVGADWPXEYEDLKSFYADIEEELPVAGEDWPWGDPHSYPNVXHPVSGNGDMFLRGALACGITAKVGPVAISNGRFGNRPHCIYRGFCLQGCKVNAKASXLITHIPDALAHGAEVRADSMVTRIEVAGRTGKATGLHYNRQGRQRFQRAKLVVVAGYSIETPRLLLNSTSTRFPDGLCNDFDLVGRYLMVQGAPQTAGRFDAEVRMFKAPPPEVSTEEFYETDPSKDYKRGFSIQTVSPLPITWAEHVAAQGHWGAGLRQYMSDYVHWSCLGALCEFLPLPENRVILSDELDRHGLPVAQFNYSQCENDRALMRAAQSVMEDILKAAGADEVITIDRYAHLVGGARMGLDERSGVVDRDCRSFAVPNLYITDGSVLPTEGSANPALTIMAIAARAADRMTGGNHAEQRGRS; translated from the coding sequence ATGGGCCAGGAAAAGCACTGGGATGAGGTGACAAGCGCCGTCGTCATCTCGCGGTTGGGCATGCCGCCGGACATCCGCTTCTTTAACGCCGCCGAGGAGGCGACTGCCACCGCGCTGTGCGATCAGTTGCTTGACCAGCGCGAGCCGCCACGGGTGCCGGTGGTCAACATGGTTGATGCGCGGCTGGCTGAGGATCAGACGGACGGTTGGCACTACGAAGGGATGGCACCTGACGGGCAATCGTGGCGCGACTCCCTGTCCGCGCTCGACGAGGATGCCATGGCGCACAGTGGCTGTGTCTTCGCTGAGGCGCCTTGGGAGCAGCAGACAGCAATTCTTCAGGCAGTCCAAGATTTGGGGTCCGAGGATTGGCACGGAATCCCGGCATCACGGGTGTGGAGTCTGTGGACCCGCTACGCATGCACAGCGTTCTACTCCCATCCGTGGGCGTGGNAAGAGATCGGATTCGCCGGTCCAGCCTACNCCCGCGGCTACNAAAACATCGGCGTGAACAGGCTGGAACCGTTCGAAGTCGCCGACGCCCATCCCACTCAGGACCCGCTGCGAAAGGGAACCNTTATGAACCGCGTAAGGGAACGCAACGAATCAGCTTGGCTACTGCCGGCCGGGCCCGGCATCAACCACCGCCTGCGTGATGACATGCGCACATTCGACGACAACGACGAGGTTGACGTTGTCATTGTCGGCTGCGGTGCTGGCGGCTCCACGATGGCGCAGCGCCTGGCCCGGGCCGGCTGGAGCGTTGTGGCCATGGACGCTGGCCCCTTCTGGGATCCCGAGAAGGATTGGGTTTCTGACGAAGCAGGTTCCCACCACTTGTATTGGACGGAGCCGCGCGTCATCGGTGGGCGGNACCCGGTGCCGCTGGGGTCCAACAATTCCGGCCGCGGAGTGGGAGGTTCCATGATTCATTACGCTGGCTACGCACCGCGCTTCCACCCCAGTGACTTCCACATCCACAGCGCCGACGGAGTGGGTGCCGACTGGCCCNTGGAGTATGAGGATCTCAAATCGTTCTACGCAGATATAGAAGAGGAACTGCCGGTGGCCGGAGAAGACTGGCCATGGGGTGATCCCCACTCCTACCCCAACGTCNCGCACCCGGTGTCCGGCAACGGAGACATGTTCCTGCGAGGTGCCCTTGCGTGTGGCATCACCGCCAAAGTCGGCCCGGTCGCTATCAGCAATGGACGCTTCGGCAACCGACCACACTGCATCTACCGCGGATTCTGTCTTCAAGGGTGCAAGGTCAATGCAAAAGCCTCCCNNCTGATCACTCATATCCCTGATGCATTGGCGCACGGTGCTGAGGTCCGCGCGGACTCAATGGTGACCCGCATCGAGGTCGCCGGGCGCACAGGCAAAGCCACCGGCTTACATTACAACCGGCAGGGTCGCCAACGCTTCCAGCGGGCCAAGCTGGTGGTTGTTGCTGGCTACTCCATAGAGACGCCCCGACTGCTGCTGAATTCAACCTCAACCCGGTTCCCTGACGGCTTGTGCAACGACTTTGATCTGGTGGGCCGCTATTTAATGGTTCAAGGCGCACCCCAGACCGCCGGGAGGTTTGATGCTGAGGTGCGGATGTTCAAGGCACCTCCGCCGGAGGTCAGCACCGAAGAATTCTACGAAACCGACCCCAGCAAGGACTATAAGCGGGGATTTTCTATCCAAACGGTGTCACCGCTGCCTATCACTTGGGCCGAGCATGTGGCTGCGCAAGGTCATTGGGGTGCCGGGTTGCGTCAGTACATGAGCGATTACGTGCATTGGTCATGCCTAGGGGCATTGTGCGAGTTCCTTCCGCTGCCCGAGAACCGTGTCATCCTCTCTGATGAGTTGGACCGCCATGGGCTGCCTGTGGCCCAATTCAATTACTCGCAGTGCGAGAATGACCGGGCGCTGATGAGGGCCGCGCAATCCGTCATGGAGGACATCCTCAAGGCGGCCGGGGCAGATGAGGTCATCACCATCGACCGCTATGCCCACCTAGTCGGTGGAGCTCGAATGGGCTTGGATGAACGCAGCGGCGTGGTGGACCGCGATTGCCGCAGTTTCGCCGTACCGAACTTGTATATCACCGACGGAAGTGTACTTCCCACTGAAGGCAGCGCAAACCCGGCGCTGACCATCATGGCTATCGCCGCACGTGCCGCCGACAGGATGACCGGCGGCAACCATGCAGAACAAAGGGGACGGTCATGA
- a CDS encoding AI-2E family transporter, translating to MKAFRTGLVGTLGVGLGILIWGAISSLSTVLSYIGISLFIALGLDPVIRWLERKRLPAXAAVAVVLIGLLAVTAGVLFXVIPRIIEQTRNLIEQAPTMVHQVSASGWVQHIQQLLGGLVDVNALIKSAGTFLSDPTNLVAIGGGLLAVGQGLAGGVTGLLIIIVLTLYFIVSMRGMKRALYQLVPASRRKKFAEVTEDISAAVSSYVIGQLILAALNGILSAIVLTTVGAPIPLLLSLLAFLGALVPLVGTVISAIIITLVCVVASPQTALIVGIYYLIYMQVEAYILTPRIMNQTVSVPGALVVIAAITGGTLAGILGALVAIPLAASALIIIRKILIPRQNTR from the coding sequence ATGAAAGCGTTCCGCACGGGCCTTGTCGGTACCTTGGGTGTTGGTCTGGGTATCCTCATCTGGGGAGCAATATCCTCCCTGAGCACCGTACTGAGCTACATCGGGATTTCCCTGTTCATCGCTCTAGGGCTTGATCCGGTGATTCGTTGGCTGGAGCGCAAGCGTCTTCCCGCCANNGCAGCTGTCGCCGTCGTCCTTATAGGCCTATTGGCTGTCACCGCCGGTGTCCTCTTTNTGGTCATTCCACGCATCATCGAGCAGACCCGGAACCTGATCGAACAAGCTCCCACCATGGTGCACCAGGTATCCGCAAGCGGTTGGGTCCAGCATATCCAGCAGCTACTCGGCGGTCTGGTAGACGTCAACGCACTGATCAAGAGTGCCGGGACCTTTCTTAGCGATCCAACAAATCTGGTAGCCATCGGTGGAGGACTGCTGGCAGTGGGCCAAGGTCTCGCTGGCGGCGTGACCGGACTGCTCATCATCATTGTCCTCACGCTCTATTTCATCGTCTCCATGCGCGGCATGAAGCGGGCACTTTATCAACTGGTACCGGCCAGTAGGCGGAAAAAATTCGCCGAAGTTACCGAAGACATTTCGGCGGCTGTGAGCAGCTACGTCATTGGGCAACTCATCCTTGCCGCGCTCAATGGCATTCTTTCGGCCATTGTTCTGACCACCGTCGGCGCACCCATCCCCTTGCTGCTATCTCTGCTGGCCTTCCTTGGCGCCTTGGTTCCCCTGGTGGGAACAGTCATCTCAGCGATCATCATCACCCTAGTCTGTGTGGTCGCATCACCGCAGACAGCACTGATCGTGGGCATCTACTATCTGATCTACATGCAGGTGGAGGCTTACATTCTCACCCCACGGATCATGAACCAGACCGTTTCCGTCCCCGGCGCCTTGGTGGTGATTGCCGCAATAACAGGCGGCACCCTGGCAGGGATCCTCGGTGCCCTCGTTGCCATCCCACTTGCCGCCTCGGCCCTGATCATCATCCGCAAGATCCTCATTCCACGGCAGAACACGCGCTAG
- a CDS encoding GAF domain-containing protein has translation MVDISGSERGRRKIALDAIPDEERARLDTVREYRILDTASDGAFDKITALAAKLFNVPIAIVRIVDHDRIWFKSRHGIEDEQLERDPGLCASGILQDEVWVVENASVDPRTLSNPLALGDFGLGFYAGAPLKTRSGHNLGTLCLLDVKPRAVSPAEDAILADLAGLVMHKMELRLDTRRTKEALRAPEISGPVPARSLHETAQ, from the coding sequence TTGGTCGATATATCCGGTTCGGAACGTGGACGCCGCAAGATTGCCTTAGACGCTATCCCTGATGAGGAACGAGCACGTTTGGATACAGTGCGAGAGTATCGGATCCTTGACACTGCATCTGATGGGGCTTTTGACAAGATCACAGCGTTGGCGGCCAAGCTCTTCAATGTGCCGATAGCCATTGTCCGCATTGTCGATCATGACCGTATCTGGTTCAAGTCCCGCCATGGAATAGAGGACGAGCAATTAGAAAGGGATCCCGGTCTTTGCGCTTCTGGGATCCTCCAAGATGAAGTCTGGGTGGTGGAGAACGCTAGTGTTGATCCACGCACCTTGTCTAATCCNCTTGCCTTAGGCGATTTCGGCCTGGGGTTCTACGCCGGGGCTCCGCTGAAGACCCGAAGTGGGCACAATCTCGGAACTTTGTGCCTCCTTGATGTGAAACCNCGGGCCGTCTCACCGGCCGAGGACGCCATTTTGGCCGACCTTGCGGGATTGGTGATGCACAAGATGGAACTTAGGCTCGATACCCGACGAACGAAAGAAGCCCTTCGGGCACCTGAGATAAGTGGGCCTGTTCCAGCACGATCGCTCCACGAAACTGCACAGTGA
- a CDS encoding ATP-binding protein encodes MSPTTLAQAPLADAAVEQVIALMRTTRMPHARAVVADVLATAKAQRWDPTEVIRVLLEAESTGRNRSMLATRRKRAGFPTGKTFDVWDEXLSTLPTATTSFLRTLEWVRRRENLIACGPSGTGKTLLLESLGQQAIDEGLSVSWLSLEDLGALVRRHRIDDSVNKAITRVTSVDLICIDDIGLLPVSGDAAEGFXRVVEASYEKRSLAISSNIHXSGFDELMPKTIATATVDRLMHHAHLCQTSGESVRLMQAQNGKGTHPMT; translated from the coding sequence ATGAGCCCCACAACCCTTGCCCAGGCGCCGTTGGCAGATGCGGCCGTGGAACAAGTGATTGCGTTGATGCGCACCACCCGGATGCCCCACGCCCGTGCCGTGGTCGCCGATGTCCTGGCCACTGCGAAAGCCCAGCGCTGGGACCCGACCGAAGTCATCCGCGTCCTCCTTGAAGCCGAATCAACCGGGAGGAACCGGTCCATGCTCGCCACCCGGCGCAAACGCGCCGGTTTCCCGACCGGGAAAACCTTCGATGTCTGGGACGAGCNNCTCTCGACCCTGCCAACGGCAACAACCTCGTTCCTACGCACCCTGGAATGGGTGCGGCGCCGGGAGAACCTGATCGCCTGTGGGCCCTCCGGCACCGGCAAGACCTTGCTACTGGAGTCTCTGGGTCAGCAAGCCATCGATGAAGGTCTCTCCGTGTCGTGGTTGAGCCTGGAAGACCTCGGCGCGCTCGTACGCCGCCACCGCATCGATGACAGCGTTAACAAGGCCATAACCCGGGTCACCAGCGTGGATTTGATCTGCATTGATGACATAGGACTATTGCCCGTTTCCGGCGACGCCGCCGAGGGCTTTNACAGGGTCGTGGAAGCCTCCTACGAGAAACGCTCCCTGGCCATCAGCTCGAACATCCACNCCTCCGGCTTCGATGAGCTCATGCCCAAAACCATTGCCACCGCGACCGTGGACCGACTCATGCACCACGCCCACCTCTGCCAAACCAGCGGCGAGTCCGTCCGCCTCATGCAAGCCCAAAACGGGAAAGGAACCCACCCCATGACCTAA
- a CDS encoding Mu transposase domain-containing protein gives MFAALDRSFRMIGGVPTYVLTDNERTITVDHVAGIPVRNPQIVAFARHYSTAVHTCMPADPASKGGVENAVKIAKADLVPKETNLRPEYASFLELEQACEVFMEDVNSKVHRATLEIPKDMLRLIERPKLHPVPAVPVTASFGQVRQVPPNTPMVTYEHSRYSVPHTLMGQRVWVRSTDTHVVIVHVGLYGPMEVARHQLTRPGVPAIIDAHFPPASAGALERVIRPTNKAEEEFLVLGAGAALWLKEAAAAGTNKIRHKMERATALAAMLGNDAVDQGLGAAAVHHRFTHEDLVSIITNTATGELAGDGNNTRHTVTDQGQWLSQGTGGWANFGTTNTTNTAENSDTTDLEGATE, from the coding sequence ATGTTCGCCGCACTGGACCGCTCCTTTCGCATGATCGGAGGNGTTCCAACCTACGTTTTGACCGATAATGAGCGCACAATTACGGTCGATCACGTTGCAGGGATTCCGGTCCGGAACCCGCAGATTGTCGCGTTCGCAAGGCACTATTCCACCGCCGTGCACACCTGCATGCCGGCAGACCCGGCATCGAAGGGTGGGGTGGAAAACGCTGTGAAGATCGCCAAGGCAGACCTGGTCCCCAAGGAGACGAACCTGCGCCCGGAATACGCCTCTTTCCTCGAGTTAGAGCAGGCGTGTGAAGTGTTTATGGAGGATGTTAATTCCAAAGTGCACCGGGCCACGTTGGAGATCCCCAAGGACATGCTTCGACTGATTGAACGGCCCAAGCTGCACCCGGTCCCGGCCGTGCCGGTGACAGCGAGTTTCGGCCAGGTCCGGCAAGTCCCACCGAATACGCCCATGGTCACCTACGAACACTCCCGCTATTCCGTCCCGCACACCCTGATGGGGCAAAGAGTCTGGGTGCGGAGCACCGACACACACGTGGTCATCGTCCATGTCGGCCTATACGGGCCGATGGAAGTAGCCCGCCACCAGCTCACCCGCCCCGGCGTGCCAGCCATCATAGACGCCCACTTCCCACCAGCCTCCGCCGGCGCCCTGGAACGCGTCATCCGCCCCACCAACAAAGCAGAAGAGGAATTCCTAGTCCTCGGGGCCGGGGCGGCGCTTTGGCTCAAGGAAGCTGCCGCGGCAGGGACAAACAAGATCCGCCACAAAATGGAACGAGCCACAGCCCTCGCCGCCATGCTGGGCAACGACGCCGTTGACCAAGGGTTGGGAGCTGCCGCCGTGCACCACCGCTTCACCCATGAAGACCTAGTCTCCATCATTACCAACACCGCCACCGGCGAGCTGGCCGGAGACGGCAATAACACCCGGCACACCGTGACCGATCAGGGCCAATGGCTCTCCCAAGGCACTGGCGGATGGGCCAATTTCGGCACCACCAACACCACTAACACCGCTGAGAACAGCGACACCACTGATCTTGAAGGAGCTACCGAATGA